Genomic window (Wenzhouxiangella marina):
CAGCTCGGCATGAAAACCATGTGGAAATCATCATCCCGGAAGCCCAGTGGAGCGTACTGAGCGAAATGCAGCGCTTCACCATCGGTCGCGATGTCCGTTTCGGACCCGCCTGTCAGGTCAGCGGTTGCCAGGACAGCAACGCCCAGTCGGGCACCTTACGCCAGGACCCGTCCCGCGCACTGCGGCTGGAGGACACGGAAGCGACCGCCGGTTCAGTGCCCGAGACCGATTGGCTGACCCGCTGGCAACGCGCGGACCTGTGCCTTCCCCTGCCCTGGCTGGACGAACGAAGCAGCGATCGTTTTCTTCCCCAGGCGCTGGGCCTGGAGGAGAATGAGGGCCTGAGCTATCGCAAGGGCTGTTATCCGGGCCAGGAAATCGTCGCCCGCGTGCACTACCTCGGCACGCCCCCGCAGCAGCTCCTGGCGGTCCGCGCCGAGCTGTCACAGGGCGCCTGGCCTGCATCCGTCAGCCCGGACTCGGTCGAGATCGAAGCGTCGGACGCCGATTCAACGCCCATCCACTGCCTGAGCGCGCTGGTCGACGAGGGGCGCTGGATGGGCCTGGTCGTCGCACCGCGGGTCATCGAGGCCGGCCAGCGCGTCGTCGTCCGGGCCGGCTCCGAAGCACTTGTCGCCGAGATGGCGAGGCCCGAAACACTGTGCTACCATCATCCCCAAACAGGAAGTTAAAACTTAATCAGAGACTTAAAGGGGTATTCTCAATGGCTGCATCAATTCGCTGTTTGCTGCTGCTGGCCTGGTTCGCCCTGAGCGCCCAGGCCTTCGCTCAGACGCAGGACGAGTCCGCCCCTGCGGACACGGACGTGCCCGAAGCATCGGAATCAAGTGCCGCTCAGGAAGGCTCGCAGACGGCCGTCGAGCCGATGACCCTGACGCTCCACGTCCACCCCATTTTCCCGCCGGATCAGGCCGAACTGGTCTACCGTCCGCTGCTGAATTACCTGTCCGCGACCACGCCCCATCAGTTCGAACTCAGCACCTCCCGTGATTTCCACCGCTTCTGGCTGGAAATTCGCCGCGGCAACATGCCGGACCTGGTGCTGGAAGACGCGCACCTGATCGCGCTGCGCATCCAGCGCGACGGTTACATGCCGCTGGTCAAGGCGGCGGAACCGGCCACCTTCTCGCTGTTGACCAACAGCATGTCGGCCGATCCACAGCTTCAGGACTTCGTTGCACGGCCGGTCTCGTCCATGCCCGCGCCCAGCCTGGGTTATCTGATCCTCAGCAGCTGGTACCCCAACCCGATGCAGCAGCCGCGGATTCTGTCCAACGCCGCTTCCTGGCTGGACGCCATCGAAATCGTCTTCTCGATGGAAGCCGAAGCCGCCATTGCCCCGCACAACCTGGTGGCGCGCTACGTGAACATGGTCCCGGTGCGGACCTCCGAGGAATTTCCGCACGCCACGATCGCGGCCTCACCCAGCGTCCCGGCGGACGTTCAGAACCAGATTCGGGAAGCCCTGCTGACGCTGCATGAGAATGGCGATCACTTCACCGCCCTGCACGAACTCGACATCGATCAGTTCGTGCCCGCCCAGGTCAGCGAGTACAGCGGGCTGGAGCAGTGGCTGAGCGACATCTACGTTTTCTGAATCCACACACGGCTCGAACAAGCCGTCTCCGGGATTCCGGGTTAATAAGCACCGGTCCGCACCCTCGGGCCGGTGCTTTTTTTCTGACCCGACTCAGCGACGCGCGACCAGATAGCAGATCCATCCGGCATCGGCATCGCCCTGCTCGCTCGGGGTGTAGATACCGTCCCCCTCCCCGCTCTCCTCATCCGTTCCTTCCCAGTAGACCGTGACCTCCGAATAACCGGCCTCGCGGAGCAACTCCTGGATTTCAGGCAGGGTCCAGAGTCGCCAATGGTATTCGAAGGCCTTGTTCATCTCCGATCCATCGGGAAACTCGAAGTGGATCTGGCAGCTCATGGCGTGGGTGATGGGGTCGAAGCTGGCCTGGTCCCAGACGTAGGTGAAATCGTCGTACTCGGTCCGCTCCTCCAGCTCCCGATGCGCATCGTAGCCACCGAAGGCGTCGAGAAACAGCACGCCGTCATCGACCAGGGCCGTTCGGACGCGCTCGAAGTAGGCCTTCAGCGCCGCCCGCGTCGTGAACAGGTAGTAGCTGAAGTTCATCGCCAGCACGGCGTCCACCGGCGCTGTCTCGACCTCCATGACATCGGACTCCAGCAAGTCGATGCGTGTGCGCTGCTCATCATCCAGACGGGCAAGATGATGGTCCCGGCCCCAGGCCAGAACCTCACCGTCGAGATCCACGCCGATCGCACGATGCGAGGCGCCCGAGGCCACCCAATGGCAGGCCGTATTGGCCGTGCCGCAGAAATCCTCGCGGATGAACTCGAGGGGGCGACCGTTCAGGGCCTGGAAGGTCTCGGCGACGAATTCCAGCTCGGTTTCGGGGTCCTGGACGCTGGCTTCGTAGAGCCGATGGCGATCGGCCTTCTCGGCCATGGAAATCTTGGCGCGGGATTTCGGCATGGGACACTCTTTCGGTGAAATGGGTTTCGTGAAGACGGACGGAGCCGGCCCGAGCTCCGAGGCTGTGTTCAGGGTCTCGAACGCATCGCGGGCCAGGCCGAACGGAGATAGCTGAGCATCGACCAGATGGTGAGAGCGGCCGCGCCGATCAACAGCCAGCGTCCGATGTCCAGCACGGGAATCGGTCCCAGCGGCTCGCCGTAGAGCAGAAAGCCGATCGCCACCATCTGCAGGATCGTCTTGATCTTGCCGGCCCAGGCCACCTTGACCCGCCCGCTCTCGCCCACCGCGGCCATCCACTCCCGAAGTGCGGAAATGGTGATCTCGCGACCGATGATGACCGCCGCGGACAGTGCCAGACCGATCTCGGGGTGGCGCTGCACGATGATGATCAGCGCAACGCCGACCATCAGCTTGTCGGCCACCGGATCGAGAAAGGCACCGAAAGAACTGGTCATCCGGAATCGGCGGGCGACCCAGCCATCCAGCCAATCGGTCAGGCCGGCCAGGATGAACAGCGTCACGGCCGCGATATTGGACCAATCGACCGGCAGATAGAACACCAGCACCAGCACCGGAATCATCAGGATTCTGGCCAGTGTCAGCAGGGTCGGGATGGTCAGCTGCAAGATCGGTCTCCGGGCATTTCGGTCGTCATTATCCCGCAATACGGCCCGGACGTGGCGAGCGCCTACAGTTTGCGAAGCGCTTCGGTAATCCGGTCCGCCAGCGCCTGACTGATCCCCGGCAGTCGCGCGAGCTCATCAGGACCCGCCTTCTTCAGTCCCTTCAGGCCGCCGAAGTGCTTCAGCAAGGCCTGCCGACGCTTCGGGCCGATGCCCGGAATCTGCTCCAGCGGTGAGGACTGGGCTCGCTTCTGCCGCCGGCGGCGATGCCCCGTGATGGCGAATCGATGGGCCTCATCGCGGATCTGCTGGATCAGATGCGAGGCCGGGTGATGCGGGCCGGGGCGAACTTCCCGATCGCCCAGCACGAAGGTCTCGTAGCCGGCCTTGCGCGCCGGCCCCTTGGCCACGCCCATCACCGGGATCGCCTCCAGTCCCAGATCCGCCAGCACCTCGCGTGCCCGATTGGCCTGGCCCTTGCCGCCATCGATCACGATCAGATCCGGAACGCTGGCCTGCTCTTCAACGAGGCGGCGATAGCGGCGACGCAGCACCTGATCCATCGCCGCATAGTCGTCACCGGGCGTGATCCCCTCGATGTTGTAGTGGCGATAGTTCTTCTTCATGGCGCCTTCCGGCCCGAACACCACGCAGGAGGCCACCGTTTCGGTCCCCGAGATGTGGCTGATATCGAAACACTCCAGATGCTCCGGCGGCGCCGGCAGGTCGATCAACTCGGCAAGCTCACTCAGGCCCCGCCCGACCTGATCGCGCTCGGCAAGGCGCCGACGCAGCGCATCTTCGGCATTGGTCGCTGCCAGCGCCAGCCACTGTGCACGCTGACCTCGCACCCGCCAACGGATCGAGACGGGGCCCTCCCGTCGAGCGCTGAGCGCCTCCTTCCAGAGTTCGGCCTGCTCGGGTTCCTCCGACGCCAGAATCTCGGCGGGCGGCCGACGGTCGGCGTAGTACTGGCCAAGAAAGGCGCCGAACACTTCGGCCGAGCGCTCCTCACCACCCAGGTTGCCGGGGAAGAAGGTCCGCGCGCCCACGTTTCGCCCATGGCGGAACTCCACGACCTGTACCGCTGCCCGACCGCTGGCGCAGTGCAGCGCGATCACGTCGAGCTCTTCGGCGCCGTCGGTCACGTACTGGTTGGAACGAACCCGCTGCAGGGACTCGATGTGGTCCCGCAGGCTGGCCGCCTTCTCGAATTCCAGCGCTGCGCTGGCCGCCTGCATGCGCTCGGTCAGGTGCTCGATGACCTCCTCGTTGCGCCCTTTGAGCAGCTGTGCCGCCGCCTCCACGTCGCGGGCATAGTCCGCCTCGCTGATGTAGCCCACGCAGGGCGCCGAACAACGATTGATCTGGTACTGGAGACAGGGCCGGGTGCGGTTCTCGAACACGCTGTCGCGGCACTGGCGAAGCCCCATCAGTCGATAGATCTGGTTGAGCGATTCCCGCACGGCACCGGCACTGGAATACGGGCCGAAATAGCGCCCGGGCGCCGACCGATTGCCACGATAGAAGCCGATACGCGGATAACGGTGACTGGTGTCGATCCGGATCCACGGGTAGCTCTTGTCGTCACGAAGATTGATGTTGAAGCGCGGCTTGTGCGCCTTGATCCACTCGTTCTCGAGCAGCAGGGCCTCGGCTTCCGTGCGGGTCAGGCTGACCTCGATGGCGGCGATCCGACGGACCATGAGATTGATGCGCGCGCCCTTGTCCCGGCGATCGAAATAGCTCCCGACACGCCGCCTCAGATTGCGCGCCTTGCCGACATAGAGCACCTTGCCCTCGGCGTCGCGCATCACGTACACGCCCGGCCCGGTCGAGAGGCTGCGGGCAAAGGCTCGCCCGTCGAATTCGCTCATCGCCCCTCGCGTTGCAGCGCTTCGATCAGGCGGTCGGCCGCTGTCTCGAGCATGTCGAGAACGCGCTCGAAGCCCTCCGGGCCACCGTAGTAGGGATCGGGGACTTCCTCGATGCCATAGTCGGGCGCCAGATCCATCAGCAGGCCGACCCGTGTCTCGAAGCCTGCAGGCGCCCGAGCCAGCAGGTCTTCGAGATTGGAGCGATCCATCGCGAAGATCCGATCGAAGCGCTCGAAATCCTCGATCAGGACCTGGCGGGCCCGCTCGGCGGAAATGTCGATGCCCCAGCGCTGCGCATGCTCGATGGCCCGCGGGTCGGGCGGGCGACCCTCGTGATAGCCGATCGTGCCGGCCGAGTCGGTCTCGATGCTCAATCCCGCCGCAGCAAACTTGTAGTCGAAAACCGCCTTCGCAGTCGGGCTTCTACAGATGTTCCCAAGGCAGACAAAAAGTATGCTTTTCATGGTGTTGAAAATCTTTTCTAAAGCTGAATATCAGACCGAAGCCTGGCTCAGGCTGGCGCGGAACCGGGCCAGATCCTCGGGCGTGTCGATCCCGACCGGGATCGGCGCGGCGGCTTCGGCCGTTGCGATCCACCAGCCGGCCTGCAGCGCCCGAAGCTGCTCCAGCGACTCGAGCTGCTCGAGCGGGCTGGCGGCCAGCGTCCGCCAGGCTGCCAGGGCACCCGCCCGATAGGCGTACAGGCCGACATGGCGCCGGCCCTGTGCTCGTGGCCAGCCGCCCTCGCGCGGATGCGGGACCGACGCCCGGGAGAAGTACAGGGCCCGACCGGCATGGTCCGCGACCAGTTTGACCACGTTCGGATCGCGCCATTCCGCCTCCACCTCGATCCCGCTCCAGAGGGTGGCCATCTGCGCCTCCGGTTGCTCGGCCAGCAGCTCGGCCACCTGGATCAGGCAGGCGATCGGCATCGCCGGCTCGTCGCCCTGCAAGTTGACCACGATATCCCCAGCGTCGAAGCCAAGCACGGAAACGGCTTCGGCGAGTCGGTCCGTGCCGGAACGATGATGCGCCGAGGTCATGACCACGTCCCCGCCATCGGCAAGCACCCGATCGGCAACGGCCTCGGAGTCGGTGGCCACGTGCACGGAGACCGCACCACTGGCTCGCGCCCGATCCAGCACGTGCAGGATCAGCGGTCGACCAGCGACCTCGGCGAGCACCTTGTCGGGCAGGCGACTGGAGGCACGTCGGGCCGGAATCAGGACCCGGAATGGCGGACTCATGCAAATTCCTCGATGTGCGATTCGATTCGTTGATACACGCTCTCGGGCAGTGCTGCAAGCACCTCGAGCACACGCAGCGGCAGCCCCAGCATACCGGCCTCGATGCGGACCGCGTCCTTGGCCGTGGTGATCACCGGACGGTCCAGGCCCGCGAAATCCCTGGCCAGGAAGCGATGGTGATCGGGAAAGGCGTGCAAGCGGACCTTCAGCCCGAGCCGCTCGAGGGTATCGGCAAAGCCTTCAGGGTTGGCGATGCCACAGACCGCGTCGACCTCACGCCCACGCCAGGCTTCCAGGGGCTCGGTCAGCGAGCCGTCGAGATCCCGGAAGCCGATCGCCTCGAGCTCGAAATGCTCGGCGCCAGGCAGGCTGAAGCCAGCGCCCTTGACCAGCAGCAAATCCACCGACGCCAGCCTGGAGCGCGGCTGGCGCAGCGGCCCGGCCGGCAGCAGATGACCATTGCCCAGACCCCGATGCCCATCGAACAGGCAGATCTCGAAGCTCCTCGCCAGGGCCTGGTGCTGCAGCCCGTCGTCCGAGATCACGACCTCCGCTGCACTGTCCTCGATCGCGGCCTGGAGTGCCCGTGAGCGCTCCGGATCGACCCAGACCGGCACCCCGGCCTCCCGCGCGATCAGCAGGGCTTCGTCACCGGCCTCGGCAATTGCAGTCTCGGGCCCGACGGCCAGGGGATAGTTGTCCGAATGGCCGCCATAGCCCCGGCTGATGATCGCCACCCGATAGCGCGCCGCCAGGCGGCGAGCCAGGGCGATCACGGTCGGCGTCTTGCCGGCACCGCCGACGCAGAGATTGCCGACCACGATCACCGGCACCGGCGGTCGGCCCGAAGGCCGATGGAAGCGCTGCTTAGCGAAGCGCCGGTAGAGCCGTTCGAGGGCCCGATAGGCAAGCCCCGGCGTCTGCGTTTCGTACCAGAGCCGATTGGCGTGGCGCTCCAGACGGGCGCGCCAGCTCATTGCTCCGCGTCCTGGAACTGCAGGCGATGGAGGTAGTGATACAGGCCTTCGGGCCGGGCGAGCAGTTCCTCGTGGCTGCCCTGCTCCACGATCCGCCCCTGATCGAGCACCACGACCCGATCGGCACGCTTGACCGTGGCCAGGCGATGGGCGATGACCAGGGAGGTCCGATTGGCCATCAGGGCTTCCAGGGCCTGCTGCACCTTGCGCTCGGATTCGGCATCCAGCGCGGAGGTGGCCTCGTCGAGCACCAGGATCGGCGCGTCCTTCAACAGCGCACGCGCGATGGCAAGACGCTGACGCTGGCCGCCGGACAGCAGGCTGCCGTCTTCTCCGATGGGCGTGTCGAAGCCCTGCGGCAGGCGCTCGATGAACTCCAGCGCGTGAGCCTGACGCGCCGCCTCGACGATCTGCTCGTGACTCACTTCGGCCAGCGCACCATAGGCGATATTGCCGGCCACCGTATCG
Coding sequences:
- a CDS encoding YgfZ/GcvT domain-containing protein produces the protein MNDWKSLPSLRGCRIEGKDAIAFCQSQLTGDVPAWPAERWQVTAWCSPKGRVRIIMVAARHENHVEIIIPEAQWSVLSEMQRFTIGRDVRFGPACQVSGCQDSNAQSGTLRQDPSRALRLEDTEATAGSVPETDWLTRWQRADLCLPLPWLDERSSDRFLPQALGLEENEGLSYRKGCYPGQEIVARVHYLGTPPQQLLAVRAELSQGAWPASVSPDSVEIEASDADSTPIHCLSALVDEGRWMGLVVAPRVIEAGQRVVVRAGSEALVAEMARPETLCYHHPQTGS
- a CDS encoding phosphate/phosphite/phosphonate ABC transporter substrate-binding protein; the protein is MAASIRCLLLLAWFALSAQAFAQTQDESAPADTDVPEASESSAAQEGSQTAVEPMTLTLHVHPIFPPDQAELVYRPLLNYLSATTPHQFELSTSRDFHRFWLEIRRGNMPDLVLEDAHLIALRIQRDGYMPLVKAAEPATFSLLTNSMSADPQLQDFVARPVSSMPAPSLGYLILSSWYPNPMQQPRILSNAASWLDAIEIVFSMEAEAAIAPHNLVARYVNMVPVRTSEEFPHATIAASPSVPADVQNQIREALLTLHENGDHFTALHELDIDQFVPAQVSEYSGLEQWLSDIYVF
- a CDS encoding class I SAM-dependent methyltransferase, whose product is MPKSRAKISMAEKADRHRLYEASVQDPETELEFVAETFQALNGRPLEFIREDFCGTANTACHWVASGASHRAIGVDLDGEVLAWGRDHHLARLDDEQRTRIDLLESDVMEVETAPVDAVLAMNFSYYLFTTRAALKAYFERVRTALVDDGVLFLDAFGGYDAHRELEERTEYDDFTYVWDQASFDPITHAMSCQIHFEFPDGSEMNKAFEYHWRLWTLPEIQELLREAGYSEVTVYWEGTDEESGEGDGIYTPSEQGDADAGWICYLVARR
- the pgsA gene encoding CDP-diacylglycerol--glycerol-3-phosphate 3-phosphatidyltransferase, translated to MQLTIPTLLTLARILMIPVLVLVFYLPVDWSNIAAVTLFILAGLTDWLDGWVARRFRMTSSFGAFLDPVADKLMVGVALIIIVQRHPEIGLALSAAVIIGREITISALREWMAAVGESGRVKVAWAGKIKTILQMVAIGFLLYGEPLGPIPVLDIGRWLLIGAAALTIWSMLSYLRSAWPAMRSRP
- the uvrC gene encoding excinuclease ABC subunit UvrC codes for the protein MSEFDGRAFARSLSTGPGVYVMRDAEGKVLYVGKARNLRRRVGSYFDRRDKGARINLMVRRIAAIEVSLTRTEAEALLLENEWIKAHKPRFNINLRDDKSYPWIRIDTSHRYPRIGFYRGNRSAPGRYFGPYSSAGAVRESLNQIYRLMGLRQCRDSVFENRTRPCLQYQINRCSAPCVGYISEADYARDVEAAAQLLKGRNEEVIEHLTERMQAASAALEFEKAASLRDHIESLQRVRSNQYVTDGAEELDVIALHCASGRAAVQVVEFRHGRNVGARTFFPGNLGGEERSAEVFGAFLGQYYADRRPPAEILASEEPEQAELWKEALSARREGPVSIRWRVRGQRAQWLALAATNAEDALRRRLAERDQVGRGLSELAELIDLPAPPEHLECFDISHISGTETVASCVVFGPEGAMKKNYRHYNIEGITPGDDYAAMDQVLRRRYRRLVEEQASVPDLIVIDGGKGQANRAREVLADLGLEAIPVMGVAKGPARKAGYETFVLGDREVRPGPHHPASHLIQQIRDEAHRFAITGHRRRRQKRAQSSPLEQIPGIGPKRRQALLKHFGGLKGLKKAGPDELARLPGISQALADRITEALRKL
- a CDS encoding low molecular weight protein-tyrosine-phosphatase, which gives rise to MKSILFVCLGNICRSPTAKAVFDYKFAAAGLSIETDSAGTIGYHEGRPPDPRAIEHAQRWGIDISAERARQVLIEDFERFDRIFAMDRSNLEDLLARAPAGFETRVGLLMDLAPDYGIEEVPDPYYGGPEGFERVLDMLETAADRLIEALQREGR
- the kdsB gene encoding 3-deoxy-manno-octulosonate cytidylyltransferase, with translation MSPPFRVLIPARRASSRLPDKVLAEVAGRPLILHVLDRARASGAVSVHVATDSEAVADRVLADGGDVVMTSAHHRSGTDRLAEAVSVLGFDAGDIVVNLQGDEPAMPIACLIQVAELLAEQPEAQMATLWSGIEVEAEWRDPNVVKLVADHAGRALYFSRASVPHPREGGWPRAQGRRHVGLYAYRAGALAAWRTLAASPLEQLESLEQLRALQAGWWIATAEAAAPIPVGIDTPEDLARFRASLSQASV
- the lpxK gene encoding tetraacyldisaccharide 4'-kinase — protein: MSWRARLERHANRLWYETQTPGLAYRALERLYRRFAKQRFHRPSGRPPVPVIVVGNLCVGGAGKTPTVIALARRLAARYRVAIISRGYGGHSDNYPLAVGPETAIAEAGDEALLIAREAGVPVWVDPERSRALQAAIEDSAAEVVISDDGLQHQALARSFEICLFDGHRGLGNGHLLPAGPLRQPRSRLASVDLLLVKGAGFSLPGAEHFELEAIGFRDLDGSLTEPLEAWRGREVDAVCGIANPEGFADTLERLGLKVRLHAFPDHHRFLARDFAGLDRPVITTAKDAVRIEAGMLGLPLRVLEVLAALPESVYQRIESHIEEFA